GTAGACAGAGGTGAAGGTGGTATTGCCATCACTGTTCATATCATCACTATGTTTTGTGGTAGCGAGACGACCTGCAAAAGGGAAGAAATGGTCTAAGGTTCTTGAGAGAGACGTCTTCAGATGACTGATGATCATGGCCATGCATTTTGTTTCTTGatccctttcttgttctttagGGTAGTAGTAAATAAGACCTCTTTGCATGTATTGATGTGGGAGTAACATGAGATCCCACACAGTTAACTGTATCCTTGGATTTCTGTGGTTACAGCATTCATTTGCTGGATGGATGGTGCTGGTTGAGATATATTGAATTCCTCTGTTCTCCATTAGCTCCCTGCCCTCTTTCTGTTCTCTAGTTTTGATTAGATTAGATAGTATTCAAATTGAGATGGGATGACCATAGATTTATAAAACCTCTCTCAGTAGTTTCAAGTGGAGGTCCTTCGATTGATTAAATAAGCTCCAAACAATTACTGCATGGGAAGGGAGTCCAACTCTCGCATTTTATATACAAGCAACTTGATCACTTGGAGGAAATAAAATACAAGGCTGCTACTCGGGTTACCAGTATCAAGTGAAAACAACCCTTGGAGTACTGCCAGtctcatatttaatagttgtatACAAGTTTTTGGTAGGTTTtgttgtttttaaattttatatCATATCTGTTAGGGGATGTATTTGCCTATTTGGGTCACTTCGGTTTCTTGTTTTTCTCGACTTCTCCTAGCTAGTTGTTCAAAGAAAGGCAGAAGTCTAATTTATTCAGGAATTCCTCATCttcacaaataaataaataaaaataaattggttATAGCAAGTACAAACAATTCCTTTCGTTGGCCTTTCGTAATAATGAAAAAGGGGGTATTTTGCAGTTGTCCTAATACAATCAAGTGTTCTATTTTTCTTTGAagcaagtgttatttctttttttgtgCAGTTACACCAGCTCATAAAATAAATTCTAATATATTAGTAATTTTTAATCTATTGGAAATTGAATAAATACCAAATAATCTATTGacaattatttagtttttatttccaagaaaataacaaataatgaaataaaataaaatcagtaTTGAATTTGTAATTTGTATCAGATGTAAAATGGAAGTTGGGCCTTGatcttttaaataaaataaaatcagtaTTGAATTTGTAATTTGTATCCAATGTATTTTTAACTAAAACCAAGGACTGCACTTTCATCCATCGTAAGCTTCTACAGCCTTGGTTATCCTGTCCCGTAACAGCAATCCTATGATGCGTCTCCATGGCCGTTGAAAAATGGATTTGGTTTTTGGCTTATGTGTTCGTCAGCAATATCGTCAAGGACAGGCATAGAAAGGTCACAACATTAACATTGCCAATAATTTTCCATTATATGACGAATGAGCTGAAATGGTGGTGATCCCTATTACAAGCGGCCAAAAGACCCTTTACCTGCTTTCAACAGAGAAGCGTACAATAACTCATTCCATGTATCAGCCACACCAGGTAAACACCAATGACTACAAtcctgaatttcaagaactaaaATTCTCTCTTTGGCGGTGTAATTTTTCGCGTAGAGAGACGGGTGTCCGTCTGACCGGTAATAAGTAAGTTTGCTGATATTTAGATACATAACAGGAGTCTTCGTTCGTCTTAGGACGTCTTCTAGTATTTTCGCCTGTGAAGGTGATGGATGCACGTACGTTTCGTTACTCATGATCGGCTCCCTTTCTAAGTGGCAGTGTCCGCCCGTATTCCATCTACCTCCCCTGCGCACATAATAGGCCATATAGTGTTAGATGAACCACAAATCAGGAGAATGTGATTACAAATAACAAACTTAATCAGTTACAGAAATGTCGTATTACTTACACGTAATGGGAAAGCGAATGTCCTCGGAAAAACACTTGAGTTTTGTTAGCATCAATGTGCTTGTCAATCCATTTTCTCCAAGTATTAAGTGCGTTCTTGTAGGCTTTATCAGTCTCCATTGTTGGGTGTAAGTAATCGCCTTCTTGGAAATAGTTGATTCTGCAATTTCAAACTATTGTATTGTGATGCATTCATTTTCTTGGCGATAGAAGTATGAATTGTCAAGTTACTTACCCATTATTAGTTTTCGCTTTAACCCACCAATGCCACGAACCAAAAACAACAATATCAGCATCCCGGTACACTGACGATGCGACCTCGTCAATGACATCCAATCTTAGCGTCTTTGGCTTTGGTTTTGATGTGGTTTGGCTTCTACGAACCGGTGAATTTGTCTCCTCGACCAAAAATGCAGTCCACACAAATACTACGGTACAGTTATAGTCCTGCATATACCATTTTATCAGTACCGATCAGCACAGACGAACCAGAAACTACAATTACAGCATCGACATGAAAGACTTGCCTCGAATACCAGAGACATATCTCCTCTGGACTCGAATGGTGTACTCCCCGTAGGCCTGAAAACTCTGCTCTTATCTGGTATGACATTCCACAAGATACATACCAGAGAAACATACATATTCCTGTTTAGAGAATCGACAACAAACACTAATCGTTTCCCTCTCAACCTCTCAAGGAAATCCGTCGCCTTAAGAGACCTTCAAAAATGTAAAGCGAAATAATGATCACAACAAGGCCAGCTACATATTTTTGAGATCTTGTGCAGGAATATGAAAGGCAGAAAGATCATTACCTGGGGATTTTATTACAGTTTGCATTCGTTTGCTTCGATGATGACCATTGCCATTGCCACTGGAGGAACTGATCATCAGGTCTTCCGTTTTCGTAACAAGCGAAAGGTTCGGTTCTGATGAATGGACAAGAACCAGGAGGATAATACGGTTTCCAGTTTTCTACCTT
This genomic interval from Papaver somniferum cultivar HN1 unplaced genomic scaffold, ASM357369v1 unplaced-scaffold_154, whole genome shotgun sequence contains the following:
- the LOC113336797 gene encoding protein trichome birefringence-like 2; its protein translation is MSLDYNCTVVFVWTAFLVEETNSPVRRSQTTSKPKPKTLRLDVIDEVASSVYRDADIVVFGSWHWWVKAKTNNGINYFQEGDYLHPTMETDKAYKNALNTWRKWIDKHIDANKTQVFFRGHSLSHYVGGRWNTGGHCHLEREPIMSNETYVHPSPSQAKILEDVLRRTKTPVMYLNISKLTYYRSDGHPSLYAKNYTAKERILVLEIQDCSHWCLPGVADTWNELLYASLLKAGKGSFGRL